Below is a window of Acidisarcina sp. DNA.
GACCGACGGCGGACTGGTGAAGATCCTCGACTTTGGTCTTGCCCGCCGTATCAATCCTGACGAAGGCGAGTTCGACCCGGCAAAGTCGCGCCGCAAGACAGGGCCCGTCGCAGCGACCTACACGGCACGCGGCGGAACCATTGCCTATATGGCTCCGGAGCAATTTGTTACCGGGCAAAGCAGCGTGCAGAGCGACATCTTCGCGCTCGGCGTGATGCTCTATGAGCTGATCAGCGGACGGCATCCCTTTGCGCGTGCCGATCGGGAGGAGCTTCAGAGCATACGCGCCATCCAGTTTGCGGATCCGCCGCCGCTGGACGAGAATGTGCCGCAGGAATTGAGCAGCGTTATCTTTCGCTGCCTGGAGAAGAATCCCGCGGAGCGCTACTCCTCCGCAGCCGACCTGCGCGAGGCGCTCAAGACGATCATGAAGGCACTGCAGATCGAGACCGGGGTTATCCCTGGAGATGCAGGCGCCAACCTGCCAGTCTCACCGGCAGAGACAGAGAAGCGTGCAACGGGATTCCTCTCCATGCTGGCGGAGCGATTCCGTGAGTCGGCAGACACCAGTTCGAAGCAGAACACGATCCTGGTGCTGCCGTTTGCGAACTTCGGCCCGGGAGAGGTAGCGCCGCTCTATGGTTTTGCGCTGGCAGATTCGATTGCTGCGCGGCTGGCGCGTATTCCGTCGCTCGTGGTCCGGCCATCCAGCGCGTTGATGCCGCTCCCGCTGCAAAAGCTGGATCCGCTTGCGATTGGACAGAAGCTGCTGGTGCAGTATGTGCTCACAGGCAACTTCCTGCGGTCGGAGAAAGGCTTTGATCTGAACTGGCAATTGCTGGATGTGCCCAAGCAGAGCGTACATGCTGGAGGAACGATCAGCGTGCCCTCGTTCGACCTGGTCGCCGTGCAGACGGAGATTTCCAACGAGGTCTTCGCGACGCTGCAGGGCCTCGGGTCCCTGGAGCCGCAGTCCGATAGGGATCGTCAGGTACGCATTGCACCGCTGGCGGAGAATCTTTCCGAGGAGTACCTGCAGGCGCGCGCCATGCTCTCCTCGTTCATGTCCCGCAGCGGCTCGCGCAGCGATCTGGACAAAGCTCGGGAGCTATTCGAGAACGTCGTGGCACAGGACGCGAATTTTGCCCCGGCGTGGAGCGGCCTGGGCATCACGAATCTGCAGTATGTTCGTCATGGCATCGGCGGACAGATGCACGTAATGACGGCACGCCGCGCTTTCGACAAGGCTCTCGAACTGGATCCGGGATCGGTGGAGTCGAATCTCTATCGTGTCTACATGCTGCTCTCCCGCGGCGAGAAGGAGAGCGCCCGTCATGGCATTGAGCACCTGTTGCAGTCAGCGGCAAATGACTGGAATGTCCACCTGGTTGCAGGGATCACGCTGCGCCTGGATGGCATGTATGAAGAGGCGCTTCAGCAGTACAACCGCTCGCTGAAGCTGAATCCCTCGAATGCCCCGGTGATCTATAACCATCGGGCCCGCGTCTACCACTACCAGAACCAGTTGGAGCTCGCCGACGAGGAGTTGCAGAAGGGACTTGCCCTGGAGCCGCGTCATCCGCTGCTGCGTACCTCGCTGGGTTACCAGCAGATGCGAATGGGCAATACCCGCGAGGCGATCAAGATCCTGGAAGAGGTAATCGATGAAGACGACAGCATGCGGATCGCTGTGCCCACGCTGGCGATCTGCTATGTGCAGATCGGCGATCGCGAGCGCGCCGCGATGTTCATCGACGAGGCATCTCTCTCCGCCGCAGAGGCGGACAGCGAGATGGCGTACCGGCTGGCAACTTACTTTGCCGTGGAGGGAGATGAGAGCGAAGCGTTGCACTGGCTGCGGCGCGCGATCTATCTGGGCAATGAGAACTACCCCTGGTTCTCAAGGAATCCGGCATGGAACAGCCTGCATGGGCACTCCGATTTCGAGCGCATCCTGGAGGATCTGAAGAAGTCCTTCCGCCGCAACCAGAAGAACTGGAAGCGCCTGTTGAGCAACGTGCCCGATGGAGCAGAGGGGTAAGCAGAATCGGGCTGACGGATGACGCAGCGGACAGACGTCAGCCTATTTCCTCTGCATTCGGCGCTTGATCTCTTCAGCGGAAACGTCTTCGATGTGCGTCGCCAGATACCAGTTGTGGCCGAAAGGATCGACGACACAGCTCATGCGGTCTCCGTAGGGCTGATCGGTTGGCTTGCGTACTTCCTTGGCTCCCGCCGCCACCGCCTGCGCATGCAGCGCGTCTACATCTTCCACGTAGAGCAGCAGGCCGACGGTGGTGCCCCCATAGTGCCGGGGTCCATAGGCGCCGATCTCCTGATGTTCGTCGGACAGCATCAGGCGGGAGTCGCCGATCTGGATTTCGGCATGAGCGACGCGGCCTTTGTCATCGTGCATGCGGAAGACCTCCTTCGCATGGAAGGCTTTCCCGTAGAACTGAATGGCCTGGTCGGCGCCGTCGATGTACAGGTAAGGAGTGAAGGTGTGGTATCCCGAGGGAATCGCGCTGACTTTGCCGGCAGAGTCTGGGCTCATGGCTTCTCCTCGCTCGCCCTGAATTGGATGCAGGGGAAGGGGAGAGCGTGTTGCCACAAAAAAATAAGGGAGCGCTCTTCGCGCTCCCATCCCCAGCCGGGATCGAATATTTTCAGTTCTGCACTGCTGTAAACGTCATCGGCTCGGTAAGTCCAAAAATGAGCACCGAATCCTTGGGAAGCTGTGCCTGGTGATTCTGCATCAGCATGTGAACCGTGATGATGCCTGCACCGATCGCGCCGCCTACCAGTGCTCCTGTGCCCCCGGCAAACTCTGCGCCAACCACAGCTCCGGCACCTGTTCCCAGGCCATACTCGACGGCATCTTTCTTCAGTTGCGACTTGGTAGTAATGGTGCCTTCGCTGCCCGCTTTCAATCCTCTGCTCTCCGTTTGCAGCACCTCTGCGTGCAGCATGTAACGGGAGCCATCGGGCATCATAACCACGTCGGGACGCAGGCGGATCGTTGGCTTGTTGCGCAGAGTTTTTCCGGCATGCACGGAGACGACGCGGCCACGGACTTCCGATCCCATGGGAATGATGACCTTGCCGGCCTGGGATACGGGAGCCATGACGATCGCGGTGAAGGGATCGCCGACATGCGTCGTTGAGGTGGAGAGAGCCTGCTGCAGTCGAACGCGGAGCAATGTCCCGCTTTCCAGTTCGCCGGGACGTTCAGGCGCCACGTGAACAATGTCTGCATCCGGATTGGTGGAGCGCTCATAGATGCTCGGCTCAAGTGTGGCGGCAGGCGTTGCGGAAGCCACTCTATCTCGCGGAACGTCATTCACGATATCGGCATCGGGATTGACCGCCGGCTTTGCAGGCTGCACCGAGGCGGCAGGCGCAGGCGTAGGTACAGCAGCTGCAGCTACCGGTGCAGGTGCACGCCGGGTCTGCAACACCGGCGTATCCGGAGAAGCCACAATCGTGTCATTGGCAGGTGGCTGGGAGGTGCCCTCGTAGGGGCTAGGCTTGGCATGGTTCTGTGCGCCAGCCGCCTGCGCCAGCAGCGCCACAGCGATCGTGGTGAAAAGAATCGGATTCGAATATCTCTTCATGCATGTACTCCAAAATGTTGGACGTCGAGGAACTGGCTAAGGCGCTATCTCCGGTCGATTCCGTCGAAACACCCCTGATATCCCGCGCTCCTGGGGAGGCAGGGTCCTCCATTCAATCTTAGGGCAGCCTCGGGCAGGGAAGCCGAGGCAGACCGGAGACATTGAGGAGGGGCGCACCAGAAGGGTTAATGCTGAGGATGGTGCCCAATCGCGAAGCCTTTTGCCCGGTGGGGTGTTGGCCCGCCGCCGATGCCCCTGTGACGCGCTTCACAATTCAGCCATCGCCGCTTTGTTAGAATGCCGAAGGACAGCAAAGTATATGGAAGGGGCGCTCCACTGAATAAGCCAGAGAGCTTTATCGAAACCATTGGCGGCGTTGCCGGTGACTTCATTTCCGTGGATCGCCGTCCCAAACTAAAAGACCGTTTACGGCACAAGATTTTGAGGAGTGATATGACAGAGATTGCAGCAATTCGAGCACGGGAAATTCTTGATTCGCGTGGAAATCCGACGGTTGAGGCGGAAGTGGTTCTGGCTGATGGCGCAATGGGGCGCGCGGCGGTTCCCAGCGGCGCTTCCACCGGTGAGCATGAGGCAGTGGAGCTCCGAGATGGCGACAAGTCCCACTACCTCGGCAAAGGCGTTCTGCAGGCTGTAGAGAACGTCGAAAGCATTCTGGCACCGGAATTGATGGGGATGGATGCGGCGAATCAGCGTCTGCTGGACGCGACGATGATCTCCATCGATGGCACGCCCAACAAGGGCCGTCTCGGCGCGAATGCCATTCTCGCGGTCTCGATGGCGGCTGCCCGCGCCACGGCAACCGCTCTGCAAATGCCGCTCTATCGCTACCTTGGCGGCGTCAACGCGTGCATCCTGCCCACCCCGATGATGAATGTGCTGAATGGTGGCGCGCATGCCGACAACAACGTCGATTTTCAGGAATTTATGGTCATGCCGGTGGGCGCCGAAACCTTTGCGGAAGCGCTGCGCTGGGGTGCGGAGACCTTCCACACGCTGAAGGGCGTTTTGAAGAAGCGCGGCTACAACACGGCAGTCGGCGACGAGGGCGGCTTTGCTCCCTCTTTAAAGTCCAACGTGGAAGCGATTGAGGTGCTGCTGGAAGCGATCACTCTCGCCGGATACAAGCCAGGCGAGCAGATCGCGATTGCTCTCGATCCGGCATCCAGCGAGTTCTACGTCAAGGAGACCGGTAAGTACGTCTTCAAGAAGTCGGATAAGACCGAGCTTTCGAGCGAAGAGATGGCGCGCTACTGGGAGAATTGGACCCGGCAGTACCCGATCGTCTCGATCGAAGACGGCCTGGCGGAAGACGACTGGGAAGGCTGGAAGATTCTCACCGACCTGGTGGGGGACAAGGTCCAGTTGGTGGGAGACGATCTGTTCGTCACCAACACGGAACGCCTGCAGCGCGGCATCGAAGAGGGCGTGGCGAACGCGATCCTCATCAAGGTCAACCAGATCGGTACGGTTAGTGAGACGCTGGATGCGATCGAGCTGGGCCGCCGCTACGGCTATGCTTCCATCATCTCCCACCGTTCGGGAGAGACGGAAGACACCTTCATTGCCGATCTGGCAGTGGCCACCGGAGCAGGGCAGATCAAGACCGGCTCGGCGTCACGCACGGATCGCGTTGCAAAGTACAACCAGTTGCTGCGCATCGAAGAAGAGCTTGGCCAGTCGGCGGAGTTCCTCGGTCGCGATTCCGTCAACTGCGACGAGTAGTATCTGCACAAAACAGGCAAAGCGGCGCGGAGAGCCCTCTCTCCACGCCGCTTTGCTGTTTTTGGAACAGGAGAAGAGTGCGTCCAGCCAGGAGACCGGCCTTTTCAGCGGTCCATCTTTATTAGCGGGCCTCGCGGTCGATTCCACGTCCCGCTGGCCAGGTGCGCAGGAAAGGCCGCCCGCCGACATACACTACCCTAGAGTAGATCGAAAGAGTGGTCGAAAGAGTCTCGCAAAAGAGTCGTTCGAAAGAGTTGTTCAAGGCCGGAGGGAGTTCCCATGAAGAGATTTTGTATCGTGGCATCTTGCGTCATCCTTTTCGCCACTGCAATGCATGCGCAGCAACCGTCGGCTGCGGCCAGCCAGTCTGCGGAGGCCACTTCGCCGGCTCATCCCATCACGCTGGAACAGACGCGGGAGATCTTCAACCTTGTGGGAACGCAGACCATGCTTCGCAGTCTGGCTCATGAGGCGTTGGTGATGCAGCGTGCCAGCGCTCCGCCGTGGATTCCGGAATCCATTTGGAAAGAGCTGGAAGAGAACCTGGTGAAGATTGATTTTCCAGCCCTGCTCTATCCCACATACGCCAGGCATCTTTCCCAGGAGGACGCCACCAAGGCCATCGCATTCTATCGGACACCGGAAGGGCAGCATTTTCTTGAGGCCACGCCCGTCGTGATGACGGAGGCCGCCAGGATCGGCCAGCAGCAGGGCGCACGCGTCGCTCAGGAGGTCTTTGCCAGTCATCAGCAGGAACTGTTGGATGCAAAGGCAGCCTATGACACGCAGCGGAAGAAGGACCTGGAGGAGATGACTCACCCGGCCCCGCCGGCGACGAACGCGAAGCCGTCCGCCCAACCGCATTAGCACTGCACTGGTCATGATGCATGGCACTGGTCGTGATGGGTGCCACAGGATACCTCCCCTGCGCGGTAGTAAGCTAAAGAGAGACCTTGCAAGCTCAAAAAACAGGCACCTGCCGCCCAAAACTTTGCAGTCGATTGAGGAAAATTACACGTGTCGATTCGGAAAAGACCGCTCATTCTTACCATCCTTGACGGATGGGGCTACAGTCCAGCAACCAAAGGGAATGCCATCGCGCAGGCGCGCAAGCCAACCTATGACAAGCTGCTCACCGATTTCCCGAATACGCTGATCCAGGCGTCCGACCACTTTGTGGGCCTGCCCGATGGGCAGATGGGGAATAGCGAAGTAGGCCACCTGAACATCGGGGCCGGCCGCATTGTGCAGATGGACATTACGCGGATCGATGCGCTGATTGCGTCGGAAGAGATCTTTAGCCATCCGGCGATCGTGGCGGCGATGAAGCGCGCCCGCGAAGGGCATCAGCTTCACCTGTTCGGACTGCTCTCCGACGGGGGCGTTCATTCGCAGCAGGAGCACTTGTATGCGCTTCTGAGAGTCGCCAAGAAGCTTGGTGTGGAGAAGGTTTTTGTGCACGCCTTCCTCGATGGCCGCGATACCTCGCCGACCAGCGGAGCAGGATACATTGCAGCCCTCGAGCAGAAGATGCGCGAGTATGGTGTGGGCAAGATCGCAAGCGTCTCGGGGCGCTACTACGCCATGGACCGCGACAAGCGCTGGGAGCGGGAGTTGAAGGCCTTCGACGCGATGGTAAAGGGCAAGGCCGAGGGCGGGGAATACACCGATCCTGCAGCGCACTTGAAAGAGCTGTACAACAATGGAATTACCGACGAGTTTGTGGTTCCCTATGTCGTCGTGGACACCCACGGGCACCCCGTCGGAGTCATTCGCGATGAGGATGTCTGCATCAACTTCAATTTCCGCGCAGACCGGGCACGTCAGATTACCCGGGTGCTGGCTCGTAATAGCGGGCTGAATAAAAACGGGGGCCGCGATCTGCCCGGCGCGGAAGAACTGGACGCGACGATTCCGCGGTCGATTACGCCGAAGGATCTCTACTACCTGTGCATGACGCAATACGACAAGTTGTATGAGCTCCCCGTCGTCATCCCGCCGGAGTCCATGGAGAACATCCTGGCGAATGTGCTGGCGCAGGCGAACCTGCGGAATCTGCGCGTCGCGGAGACGGAGAAGTTCGCTCACGTCACCTACTTCTTCAACGGCGGCATTGAGACTCCATTCCCGGGAGAAGAGCGTGCCCTGATTCCGTCGCTAAAGGTGGCCACTTATGACCTCGCACCGGAGATGAAGGCAGAGGCAATCGCCGATACCGTGATCAAGGCCATCAACGACACGGCATTTGATCTGGTTGTGGTGAACTTTGCAAATGCAGACATGGTGGGACACTCGGGCAAGATCGAACCGACGATCCGCGCCATCGAGACGATTGATAGCCAGCTCGGCCGGATCTATCGGGAGCTGAAGCAGAAGGGCGGCTCCATGATCATCACTGCTGATCACGGCAACTCCGAGCAGATGATCGATCCCGTAACCGGAGGTCCGCACACAGCTCACACCACCAATCCGGTGCCGTTGATCCTGATCAGCGAAGCGGCAAAGACCATCGGTCTGCGAACGGATGGCTCTCTGCGCGACATCTCTCCGACGCTGCTGGCCATGCTCGATCTGCATCTGCCCAAGCAGATGACGGGTGGCGATCTGAGGCAGATACTGACCAAGGCGTAAGGCACCAACGTCAAAGGCCCTCATCCTGGCTGGGATGAGGGCCTCTTCTATTCGCGGATCAGAAACGAACGGTGTGGCGTGGATACCAGATAACCTGGGCTGTTGTCGCGAAGTTGTTCTGGGTGCCGGTGGAGAGAAAAGGTGCCTTCCACTGCTCGTATTGCACCGAGGCATGCACCTCTACATCCGGCTTGATGCGTTTGACCATGGCGAGCGAAACATTATTCTGCGTGGTTCCAAGTGGCACGAAATCCTTGGGCGCCTTGACCCGCCGGTAGGAGAGTTGGATGGACTCATTCGGGCTCAGATGGTAGGTGAGCCACGCCTGACCCCCTTTGGATTCGCGCCCGATCCAATCCCCGAACATCATGCCCTTGTTGGTATACCCGTGGCGCTGCACATTCTCCCAATACAGAAATTTGCCGCCGGTGGTGGACTGGCTGACAGGGTCGGTTGAGACTCCTTCCACACGCAAATCCAACTGGTGCAGACGGGGGAACTTGGCGAGATAAATTCCGGGCCGGACACCGGAGCGCCGTGGCGCGCTGATGGGGCTGACGTCGTCGTGGACTTCGGAGTCGGTGTACAGCGTCACCCAATCGCGAAGATACGGAAGCCTGTAGCTGAAGTCGAAACTACCAAAGCGCGCCCCAGGATCGTTGCGTGAATTCTTCTCCGCTACGCTTACGTTCTGGAAGCTGAAGAAGCTCTTAAAGAAACTGTGGAGAGTGATGGGAACATGTCCCTTGCCGCCCCAGATGACGGTGCGCTCAAAGCCGAATTCGAGGTTTCGCGTGGGCTTGAAGCTGATCTTCTCGGCGTGCATCCAGGGATCGTTGGGGTAGGTATGGCCCTTCAGGCTGCCGATGAGGAAGTCATAGCGAAACGGCCCCGTGATGCGCGAGAGTCCCGGAACATAGACAGGCTCGGTGCGGTTGATGCGAAATGCGTAGATGTTCTCCGCATTGTTGCTGTAAGCCATGCTGCCGCCCTGCGCAGGGCCCATCCACGCATCGCTTTTGCCAAAGGAGACCTCATTGTGCAGGATGCTCGCCGAAAGGTTCGCCTCCACGATGCGGAAGACGTTGGCATCCGCGATCGGGCCAGTGGGCAGGGTGGCCTGTGCCGGACCGAAGGGAACCTGGTCAATGGCCGAGAGCGCCTCGGATACCTGGGACGAGTAGCCAGCCGCAGAGGGAGCATGTTGATATTCCCCACGCACGTAGAGGGAGAACCGCCCCGCGGCTTCCGTCGCCGCACTGAATCCAGTGACGTTGTTCAGCCCTTCCCGATTGGGCCTGCCGTAATCGTTGATGAAGGTCTGGCCGGCGTGGAAGCTGTCGTTGAGCGGCGTGCCCGAAACGCCCTGGATCCGTGTATACACGGATTCAAGCTGCGCCCATCCCACGGTGTTGTCCGTGGCCTCCGGATCTCTCATCAGCTCGCGGCGAACGGCCGCATAGATCTCACGCGCCTCCTCGTTGTTTTCACCATCGTCGAGTTTGTCCGCGGTTTCGCGCAGGATATTCCTCGTGCTCTCCCGCGTCCACGGGCGCAGGCCGATAAAGGCCGAATCTGCATAGCCAAGAGAGAAGAGGCGAAGGACAGCAGGATAGATCCAGCTATCGACAGGGATATAAGGCGACCCCATCTGGTAAAGGTCAGGAATGGGCTCGATGGGCTGGAGTGTCTGCGAGTGGGATGGCGCCACGGGGATGTGGGATCCCAAAGGCCCTTGCGCCGCCAGCGGGACGCTCGAAGCGGTACCGGCGGACTCCTGGGAAAACATACATGCGGCGGGCAGAAAAAGAGCTCCCGCCATCAGTGGCATTGCAAAAGAAAGCAGCTTCACGCCTACCTCAGTGTTCAAGAACCCGAAAGCTCGGGAAATAAATCAAACCGTTGCACGTGGAGAACCCGCCAGAAGGGAAGGGGATTCGAAGATTCTTAGATTCAGATTCAATCCCCTTCTTGTCGTCTATATCGGCGTTTAGCGGGAAAGGCCTATCTTGGGATACCACGTAATCTGCAGGTTCCCGGATACGTCGCTCTGTTTGCCCGTATGCAGCAGCGGAATCCACCAGCGCTCATACTGCACGCTGGTATTCAATTCGATATTCCGCGACAGACGCTTAACCAGCTTCACGCTGAAGTCTGTCTGCGATCCTCCGCCCGCCCACAGACGGGTGTCGATCTTGGAGTCGCGATACTGCGCCTGCACCTGTTCCCGTGGGGAGAGCCAGTAGGTGAGCCAGCCCTGATATCCGGTGCTGTCGCGTCCGATCCAGTCGGCAACCAGAAAGCCCTTATTGGTATACCCATCTTTGTAGGCATGGTTGGTGTAGGTGATGCCGGCACTATGCGCCTGGTTCGAATAGGGAGCTTCAAAGCGGAGATCGAACCTGGGAGCGCCTGGAAGGTGCGAGATGTAAATGCCCGGTCTCCACGAAGATCGGCGGAAGTTGGCCAGCGGCGATGGGTCATCATCGCAAATGGAGTCGGTATAGATGGTCACGCTCTTGCGCAGGAATGGCAGCCGCCAGCGAAAATCAAATCCACCGCGACGGTCGCCAACGTCGTAGGCTCTCTCTCCCGCGTTCGGCTGATCGCCTACGCTGGTAAAGCTGTTCCAGAAGTTTCCAAAGGTGAGCGGGTGATACCCCTTGCCGGCAAACTCGTCTGTCCGCGAGAAGCCGAACTCAAGATCCTTGGTAGGGTGAATGCTCACCTTATTGCCAAATACCCAGGGATTGTTAGGACTGCGGTGTCCCTTGAAATCGCCGAAGAAGTTGTCGGTACGAATCGTTCCAATGATGCGCGACAAGAATGGAATGTAGAGCGGTTCGACACGATTGATGCGCAGCATATAGATGGGCTCGGCGTTGTTGCTGTACAGCATCGCACCGCCTTGAGCCGGGCCCCACCACATATCACTCTTGCCAACGGAGATTTCGGTTCCCCATACGTGATATCCGAGATAGGCGTTGAGAATGCGGAAGTTGTCACGCGTCCCCGTGGCAAAGGAGTTGGGCACACCAATGTTGGAGTCCGCGATGGAGGTCACTGACTGCACACTCAGCGGCTCGGCGGCCAGGCCGGGAGCGTGCTGATACTCGCCGCGAACATACAGGGTGAACCTGCCGGCTTCCGCCCGCGCGCTGCCGCCCAGTTGCAGGTTGAAGCCGTCCGCATAGGGCCTTCCATAGTTGTTGATGATCGTCTGCCCAAAGTGGAAGCTATCGGTCAACGGCTGGCCGCCAATCTGCAGCAGGTTGCCGTAAACCGATTCAACGTGAGCATTCACCTGGGGAGCGCGGAGGTCGGTTAGCAATTCGCTCTGCAGGGAACTGAAGAGCTCCCGCGCAACCGTGTCTTGCGGGTTGTCATCCAGCTTCGTTTCTGTGATCTCCAGCATGTGGGCCACGTTTAAACGCGTCCACGGCCGTTCTCCGAAGAATGCCGTATCGATGTATCCCAGCCCCGCAAGACGGTCCAGAGCTGGATACATCCAGCTATCCATGGGGATATAGGTCGATCCTGCAGAACTGATATGGCGAACAGGGTCGCTCGGCTTGTACACCTTGGGCAGCGGGGGATTCTCTTTCGCTCCAGCAGATTTGGGGCTGCCTGACGGTTGGGGGGTGCTTGGAGCTTCAGGGGTGACCGCCGGGCTGCTGGGGGCCGTCTGTGGGGCCGTCTGTGGGGTCGTCTCCTGCTGCTCCGTTGCCGGAGCCGGGGGAGCGCCCTCAGGTAGCTTCGGGTTCACCTCAACCTCGCCGGGATCGTCCGACCTGGGGGTGTTTTGCGTCTCACTCTGGGGCTGCGCAGCAGGAGTGCTTTGCTGAAAAGGCATCGCGGCAACCGGAGATAATTCGCTCTCAAGCGGAAGCGCCATTGCCGCCGGAACCACAGAAACACACGTCACCACAAAACTGGCCAAACAAAGAAATCTCACTTGCACCTCAAGACTGGTTCTTCTGTTTACGCCTGCTCCAATGGCAGCACGTTTTCAGCAATGAATATAGTTAAATGGTCACAGGCAGAATCGTTCAGAGGTTACTCCACGCTTACTCCAACCTACTGAAAGCGTACTCCGGGGTCAAACGATGGGCATGGGAGCCGGTCAGCTCGCGATCCCATCATCCGGGAAAAGCGCCATTGCTGTTGGACGCAGCAGATGCTTCCAACTCTGCTGTTCCACATGGCTCCCCACGCGGTCCGGCTCGATTGCCCAGACTGCTGGAGCACGGTTTACCGGATCACGGCCTCTTCAACAATTCTCTCTGAAAGTTTTCGAGAGCCGTCTGCTTTCGCCTTTCGCTGAAAAGTCCCTTGCGTGTCAGGTAGTCCTCCATCAGGCGTAGAGGATCGACCAGTGGCCAGGAGGGCCTGCAATCGATCAGCG
It encodes the following:
- a CDS encoding protein kinase; translated protein: MKRRVIEHYELIRRLGAGGSGIVYLATDLLLMRPVVLKILKRGALTLEQMRTTVLREARLASAIEHPNVCAIYEVGESSEEAYIVMQYVPGQSLDKLIAQGPGSLQLVLSVGIQIADGLSAAHALGIFHRDLKPANVMLTDGGLVKILDFGLARRINPDEGEFDPAKSRRKTGPVAATYTARGGTIAYMAPEQFVTGQSSVQSDIFALGVMLYELISGRHPFARADREELQSIRAIQFADPPPLDENVPQELSSVIFRCLEKNPAERYSSAADLREALKTIMKALQIETGVIPGDAGANLPVSPAETEKRATGFLSMLAERFRESADTSSKQNTILVLPFANFGPGEVAPLYGFALADSIAARLARIPSLVVRPSSALMPLPLQKLDPLAIGQKLLVQYVLTGNFLRSEKGFDLNWQLLDVPKQSVHAGGTISVPSFDLVAVQTEISNEVFATLQGLGSLEPQSDRDRQVRIAPLAENLSEEYLQARAMLSSFMSRSGSRSDLDKARELFENVVAQDANFAPAWSGLGITNLQYVRHGIGGQMHVMTARRAFDKALELDPGSVESNLYRVYMLLSRGEKESARHGIEHLLQSAANDWNVHLVAGITLRLDGMYEEALQQYNRSLKLNPSNAPVIYNHRARVYHYQNQLELADEELQKGLALEPRHPLLRTSLGYQQMRMGNTREAIKILEEVIDEDDSMRIAVPTLAICYVQIGDRERAAMFIDEASLSAAEADSEMAYRLATYFAVEGDESEALHWLRRAIYLGNENYPWFSRNPAWNSLHGHSDFERILEDLKKSFRRNQKNWKRLLSNVPDGAEG
- a CDS encoding VOC family protein, producing MSPDSAGKVSAIPSGYHTFTPYLYIDGADQAIQFYGKAFHAKEVFRMHDDKGRVAHAEIQIGDSRLMLSDEHQEIGAYGPRHYGGTTVGLLLYVEDVDALHAQAVAAGAKEVRKPTDQPYGDRMSCVVDPFGHNWYLATHIEDVSAEEIKRRMQRK
- the eno gene encoding phosphopyruvate hydratase; this translates as MTEIAAIRAREILDSRGNPTVEAEVVLADGAMGRAAVPSGASTGEHEAVELRDGDKSHYLGKGVLQAVENVESILAPELMGMDAANQRLLDATMISIDGTPNKGRLGANAILAVSMAAARATATALQMPLYRYLGGVNACILPTPMMNVLNGGAHADNNVDFQEFMVMPVGAETFAEALRWGAETFHTLKGVLKKRGYNTAVGDEGGFAPSLKSNVEAIEVLLEAITLAGYKPGEQIAIALDPASSEFYVKETGKYVFKKSDKTELSSEEMARYWENWTRQYPIVSIEDGLAEDDWEGWKILTDLVGDKVQLVGDDLFVTNTERLQRGIEEGVANAILIKVNQIGTVSETLDAIELGRRYGYASIISHRSGETEDTFIADLAVATGAGQIKTGSASRTDRVAKYNQLLRIEEELGQSAEFLGRDSVNCDE
- a CDS encoding DUF2059 domain-containing protein translates to MKRFCIVASCVILFATAMHAQQPSAAASQSAEATSPAHPITLEQTREIFNLVGTQTMLRSLAHEALVMQRASAPPWIPESIWKELEENLVKIDFPALLYPTYARHLSQEDATKAIAFYRTPEGQHFLEATPVVMTEAARIGQQQGARVAQEVFASHQQELLDAKAAYDTQRKKDLEEMTHPAPPATNAKPSAQPH
- the gpmI gene encoding 2,3-bisphosphoglycerate-independent phosphoglycerate mutase, which codes for MSIRKRPLILTILDGWGYSPATKGNAIAQARKPTYDKLLTDFPNTLIQASDHFVGLPDGQMGNSEVGHLNIGAGRIVQMDITRIDALIASEEIFSHPAIVAAMKRAREGHQLHLFGLLSDGGVHSQQEHLYALLRVAKKLGVEKVFVHAFLDGRDTSPTSGAGYIAALEQKMREYGVGKIASVSGRYYAMDRDKRWERELKAFDAMVKGKAEGGEYTDPAAHLKELYNNGITDEFVVPYVVVDTHGHPVGVIRDEDVCINFNFRADRARQITRVLARNSGLNKNGGRDLPGAEELDATIPRSITPKDLYYLCMTQYDKLYELPVVIPPESMENILANVLAQANLRNLRVAETEKFAHVTYFFNGGIETPFPGEERALIPSLKVATYDLAPEMKAEAIADTVIKAINDTAFDLVVVNFANADMVGHSGKIEPTIRAIETIDSQLGRIYRELKQKGGSMIITADHGNSEQMIDPVTGGPHTAHTTNPVPLILISEAAKTIGLRTDGSLRDISPTLLAMLDLHLPKQMTGGDLRQILTKA
- a CDS encoding capsule assembly Wzi family protein — its product is MKLLSFAMPLMAGALFLPAACMFSQESAGTASSVPLAAQGPLGSHIPVAPSHSQTLQPIEPIPDLYQMGSPYIPVDSWIYPAVLRLFSLGYADSAFIGLRPWTRESTRNILRETADKLDDGENNEEAREIYAAVRRELMRDPEATDNTVGWAQLESVYTRIQGVSGTPLNDSFHAGQTFINDYGRPNREGLNNVTGFSAATEAAGRFSLYVRGEYQHAPSAAGYSSQVSEALSAIDQVPFGPAQATLPTGPIADANVFRIVEANLSASILHNEVSFGKSDAWMGPAQGGSMAYSNNAENIYAFRINRTEPVYVPGLSRITGPFRYDFLIGSLKGHTYPNDPWMHAEKISFKPTRNLEFGFERTVIWGGKGHVPITLHSFFKSFFSFQNVSVAEKNSRNDPGARFGSFDFSYRLPYLRDWVTLYTDSEVHDDVSPISAPRRSGVRPGIYLAKFPRLHQLDLRVEGVSTDPVSQSTTGGKFLYWENVQRHGYTNKGMMFGDWIGRESKGGQAWLTYHLSPNESIQLSYRRVKAPKDFVPLGTTQNNVSLAMVKRIKPDVEVHASVQYEQWKAPFLSTGTQNNFATTAQVIWYPRHTVRF